The following proteins are encoded in a genomic region of Aptenodytes patagonicus chromosome 13, bAptPat1.pri.cur, whole genome shotgun sequence:
- the MAFK gene encoding transcription factor MafK, which produces MTTNPKPNKALKVKEESGENAPVLSDDELVSMSVRELNQHLRGLTKEEVIRLKQRRRTLKNRGYAASCRIKRVTQKEELERQRVELQQEVEKLARENSSMKLELDALRSKYEALQTFARTVARGPITPTKVATTSVITIVKSAEISSSSVPFSAAS; this is translated from the exons ATGACGACTAATCCCAAACCGAACAAGGCATTAAAG GTAAAGGAGGAGTCAGGAGAGAATGCCCCAGTGCTGAGTGATGATGAACTTGTGTCAATGTCCGTACGGGAGCTGAACCAGCACCTGAGGGGTCTCACCAAAGAGGAGGTCATCCGTCTGAAGCAGCGGAGGCGCACGCTGAAGAACCGGGGCTACGCTGCCAGCTGCCGCATCAAGCGCGTGACTCAGAAAGAGGAGCTAGAGAGGCAGCGGGTTGAGCTGCAGCAAGAGGTGGAGAAGCTGgccagagaaaacagcagcatgaagCTAGAGCTGGACGCCTTGCGCTCCAAGTACGAAGCACTCCAGACCTTTGCTCGTACTGTGGCGCGAGGGCCTATTACCCCGACCAAAGTTGCCACCACCAGTGTCATCACCATTGTGAAATCAGCCGAAATCTCATCCAGTTCTGTGCCGTTTTCAGCAGCATCCTAG